Proteins encoded within one genomic window of Hevea brasiliensis isolate MT/VB/25A 57/8 chromosome 8, ASM3005281v1, whole genome shotgun sequence:
- the LOC131182221 gene encoding uncharacterized protein LOC131182221 isoform X1: protein MPTTTLERIFLITNLVVELPSAVLDQLASVHKPRYALISLIMSFVIMLISALDLVRIGRRGRVKWMRRGKIIPWFYSSYPSYKPLGKFADIVGLVCSIFQCASAAIAYAFVSHKADTPIKISVWPLIFAFGVLCSRFPKNPRPEIHLESPARRTLHELQPSETQLYYEDKKNYREFSETPKKSNRKKREEVESRLKQLHTLKGHVESVAKLRELDIDSDEQYYSV from the exons ATGCCAACCACTACCCTGGAACGGATTTTCTTGATCACGAATTTGGTGGTGGAGCTTCCATCGGCGGTTCTTGATCAGCTGGCCTCAGTTCACAAGCCTCGCTATGCACTAATCAGCTTGATCATGTCTTTCGTAATCATGCTTATCTCTGCTCTTGATCTTGTTCGAATTGGTCGAAGAGGAAGAGTCAAATGGATGAGGAGAGGCAAGATCATACCTTGGTTTTACTCTTCATATCCAAGTTACAAGCCTCTGGGAAAATTTGCTGATATTGTTGGATTAGTTTGTAGCATCTTCCAATGTGCTTCTGCAGCAATTGCTTATGCCTTTGTATCTCATAAAGCTGATACTCCTATCAAAATCTCAGTTTGGCCATTAATCTTTGCCTTTGGTGTATTGTGTTCTAGATTTCCAAAGAATCCACGCCCTGAAATTCATCTAGAGAGCCCTGCTCGACGCACCCTGCATGAGCTTCAGCCTTCTGAAACTCAATTATACTATGAAGATAAGAAGAATTACAGGGAATTTTCTGAGACTCCTAAGAAGTCCAACAGAAAGAAGCGTGAGGAAGTAGAAAG CAGGTTAAAGCAGCTTCATACACTAAAGGGTCATGTTGAATCAGTGGCGAAACTCAGGGAACTTGACATCGACTCCGATGAACAGTACTACTCTGTTTGA
- the LOC131182221 gene encoding uncharacterized protein LOC131182221 isoform X2 — translation MPTTTLERIFLITNLVVELPSAVLDQLASVHKPRYALISLIMSFVIMLISALDLVRIGRRGRVKWMRRGKIIPWFYSSYPSYKPLGKFADIVGLVCSIFQCASAAIAYAFVSHKADTPIKISVWPLIFAFGVLCSRFPKNPRPEIHLESPARRTLHELQPSETQLYYEDKKNYREFSETPKKSNRKKREEVERLKQLHTLKGHVESVAKLRELDIDSDEQYYSV, via the exons ATGCCAACCACTACCCTGGAACGGATTTTCTTGATCACGAATTTGGTGGTGGAGCTTCCATCGGCGGTTCTTGATCAGCTGGCCTCAGTTCACAAGCCTCGCTATGCACTAATCAGCTTGATCATGTCTTTCGTAATCATGCTTATCTCTGCTCTTGATCTTGTTCGAATTGGTCGAAGAGGAAGAGTCAAATGGATGAGGAGAGGCAAGATCATACCTTGGTTTTACTCTTCATATCCAAGTTACAAGCCTCTGGGAAAATTTGCTGATATTGTTGGATTAGTTTGTAGCATCTTCCAATGTGCTTCTGCAGCAATTGCTTATGCCTTTGTATCTCATAAAGCTGATACTCCTATCAAAATCTCAGTTTGGCCATTAATCTTTGCCTTTGGTGTATTGTGTTCTAGATTTCCAAAGAATCCACGCCCTGAAATTCATCTAGAGAGCCCTGCTCGACGCACCCTGCATGAGCTTCAGCCTTCTGAAACTCAATTATACTATGAAGATAAGAAGAATTACAGGGAATTTTCTGAGACTCCTAAGAAGTCCAACAGAAAGAAGCGTGAGGAAGTAGAAAG GTTAAAGCAGCTTCATACACTAAAGGGTCATGTTGAATCAGTGGCGAAACTCAGGGAACTTGACATCGACTCCGATGAACAGTACTACTCTGTTTGA
- the LOC131169257 gene encoding uncharacterized protein LOC131169257 isoform X2, with amino-acid sequence MLTTLSDQDKTLERIFLITNLVVELPSAVLDQLASVHKPRYALISLIMSFVIMLISVLDLVRIGRRERVTWMRRGKIIPWFYSPYPSYKPLGTFADIFGLVCSIFQCASAAIAYAFRSRKADSRIKMSVWPLIFAFGLLCSRFPKNPRPEIHLESPARRTLHELQPSETQLYYEDKKNYREFSETPKRSNRKKREEVERLKQLHTLKGHVESVAELRELDIDSDEQYYSV; translated from the exons ATGTTAACCACACTTTCTGATCAAGATAAGACCCTGGAACGGATTTTCTTGATCACGAATTTGGTGGTGGAGCTTCCGTCGGCGGTTCTTGATCAGCTAGCCTCAGTTCACAAGCCTCGCTATGCACTAATCAGCTTGATCATGTCTTTCGTAATCATGCTTATCTCTGTTCTTGATCTTGTTCGAATAGGTCGAAGAGAAAGAGTCACATGGATGAGGAGAGGCAAGATCATACCTTGGTTTTACTCTCCATATCCAAGTTACAAGCCTCTGGGAACATTTGCTGATATTTTTGGATTAGTTTGTAGCATCTTCCAATGTGCTTCTGCAGCAATTGCTTATGCCTTTCGGTCTCGTAAAGCCGATAGTCGTATCAAAATGTCAGTTTGGCCATTAATCTTTGCCTTTGGTTTATTGTGTTCTAGATTTCCAAAGAATCCACGCCCTGAAATTCATCTAGAGAGCCCTGCTCGACGCACCCTGCATGAGCTTCAGCCTTCTGAAACTCAATTATACTATGAAGATAAGAAGAATTACAGGGAGTTTTCTGAGACTCCTAAGAGGTCCAACAGAAAGAAGCGTGAGGAAGTAGAAAG GTTAAAGCAGCTTCATACACTAAAGGGTCATGTTGAATCAGTGGCGGAACTCAGGGAACTTGACATCGACTCCGATGAACAGTACTACTCTGTTTGA
- the LOC131169257 gene encoding uncharacterized protein LOC131169257 isoform X1 — MLTTLSDQDKTLERIFLITNLVVELPSAVLDQLASVHKPRYALISLIMSFVIMLISVLDLVRIGRRERVTWMRRGKIIPWFYSPYPSYKPLGTFADIFGLVCSIFQCASAAIAYAFRSRKADSRIKMSVWPLIFAFGLLCSRFPKNPRPEIHLESPARRTLHELQPSETQLYYEDKKNYREFSETPKRSNRKKREEVESRLKQLHTLKGHVESVAELRELDIDSDEQYYSV; from the exons ATGTTAACCACACTTTCTGATCAAGATAAGACCCTGGAACGGATTTTCTTGATCACGAATTTGGTGGTGGAGCTTCCGTCGGCGGTTCTTGATCAGCTAGCCTCAGTTCACAAGCCTCGCTATGCACTAATCAGCTTGATCATGTCTTTCGTAATCATGCTTATCTCTGTTCTTGATCTTGTTCGAATAGGTCGAAGAGAAAGAGTCACATGGATGAGGAGAGGCAAGATCATACCTTGGTTTTACTCTCCATATCCAAGTTACAAGCCTCTGGGAACATTTGCTGATATTTTTGGATTAGTTTGTAGCATCTTCCAATGTGCTTCTGCAGCAATTGCTTATGCCTTTCGGTCTCGTAAAGCCGATAGTCGTATCAAAATGTCAGTTTGGCCATTAATCTTTGCCTTTGGTTTATTGTGTTCTAGATTTCCAAAGAATCCACGCCCTGAAATTCATCTAGAGAGCCCTGCTCGACGCACCCTGCATGAGCTTCAGCCTTCTGAAACTCAATTATACTATGAAGATAAGAAGAATTACAGGGAGTTTTCTGAGACTCCTAAGAGGTCCAACAGAAAGAAGCGTGAGGAAGTAGAAAG CAGGTTAAAGCAGCTTCATACACTAAAGGGTCATGTTGAATCAGTGGCGGAACTCAGGGAACTTGACATCGACTCCGATGAACAGTACTACTCTGTTTGA